One Triticum dicoccoides isolate Atlit2015 ecotype Zavitan chromosome 3B, WEW_v2.0, whole genome shotgun sequence genomic window, tgtgactcctcaagagccagacgatgctcacgctcttcctcaagagcattagagagatccgatatctcatcggcatagtcacgactatgactttccatcttatagatggtttcttcgtgagcctcgatcatgtcattggcttcaccaagttgttccaagagagcaacaaagtgcttcttggatttgcccttgagcttactcatgaaggactcaaattcattgatctcctcattagaccccttaccattatcaaagtcatccgttgaaggagggttaggaataatggtggttttgatgttggaggttaccttgttggtggccttagccatgaggcacttggcggtgatgttctcgttaggtgcatcgaagagagacacccggggagttgtcacaatggcaacggatgccatggccattgttccaccatcttcatcatcatcgtcatcctcacagtattcttcttgaaccaccaacccacgagagggagtcttcttggtgaagttgttcttgctggggaaggacttggctttgtcttttcggatgaacttgccaccattgtcttcccgcttctcgtagggacaatctgcaacgaaatggctaacattgccacagttgaaacaagttctaactcgttgcttccccttgaggccacttgagttgttcttgttgaagttgggtcttgtattcttcttactccaaaactgtcttgaggcaagagccatgtgctcatgataatcatacttcgtgtcctcggggttgctctcctcatcttcctcttcttcttcttcttccacactaagcttggccttcaaggcaagattgggcttctttgccctttgagaacggagcaccgcattgtccgcggtcttgtccaagatgctcattgcaacaaactcatccaacacttcaccagaggtcatggagtggaagtctggtctttggcgaatgacggaggacatggccttgttgtagggcatcatggccttgaggaacttgagcttgatccagttgtcatccatttcctttctcccatgatctcggagtgcgaccgcgagtttggccactcttcgaaagagctcacgaggttcctcatcctctttcattgcaaactcaccggcttcatcttgcaccacttcatagttggagcgctgAATGctcgcacttcctcgatagagacgctcgacacatttccatgcttctttagccatggcatgaggtcgaagatgagggagatcttcgggaaggattgcatcttggatgatgaagagagcactctcattgaattgattgtccacttcttctcgaggggtgaagttgcttggatcatgaggatagaaaccttcttcaataattctccaaaggttagtgttcacatgttttaagtgacgcttgaagcgataaagccaagcgtcaaaatcttcatttttcacatatttaggaggaggaccggcatgattcaaatgagtagaggggatcggtcctctatacactgggggttccacattggcaaagatgtcggtgccatttctaccactagtagatagactcttttcactgttagcttcccccttgtcggaggtagcatccgtcaccttgttagtgggatcacccactttcatcggtgaggtagatagtttaagtccgtctaagaaatcagaaaacatgcttttaacctcggccgtcatggaggttttcaatgtgtctaaagccacattgaattcctcacgagagaccgaggctcccccttcggccgaggatgagatgggattcacaccggagtgctcctccgcaccgtcgtggatgtcaaccatactcttcggatggcaaagtccttaataaagagacgaggctctgataccaattgaaaggatcgatatggttgactagagggggaggggtaaataggcaactaacaattttagacttttcttttacaatttaaaccttgcaatgaaataggttgtctagatgtgcaactacgtggacaacctatatgatgcaaagacaatacacacacaagcaagcaatggatataacttaagtaagcttgcaaaagtaaagggacaagataaccaagagtggagccggtggagacgagaatgtgttaccgaagttccttccttttaaggggaagtacgtctccgttagagcggtgtggaggcacaatgctccccaagaagccactagggccaccgtaatctcctcatgccctcacacaatgcgagatgtcgtgattccactattggagcccttgaaggtggcaaccggacctttacaaacaagattggggctatctccacaacacttggaggctcccaacaacaccacgaagcttcaccacaatggagtatggcttcgaggtgacctcaaccgtctagggtgctcaacacccaagagtaacaagatccgctagggataagtggggggaatcaaatttctcttggtggaagtgtagatctgggccttctcaaccaatcccgagcaaatcaacaagtttgattggctagggagagagatcgggcgaaaatggagcttggagcaacaatggagctttgggggaaagaggtcagtcaactttggggaagaagacccctttatatagtggggggaataatccaaccgttatcccactcaccagccccgcacagagcggtactaccgctagggaagggcgatactaccgctccgggcggtactaccgctcaacccagcggtactgccgcgctgccagaccccagggcggtactaccgctagggaagagcggtactactgcttagggcggtactaccgctcctactgccgcccgcccttagtgccgcaaaacccgacacgaagaaCTTCGTTCGAGAATCGAAGCGGAAGTAGCCCAGGCACTCAGCGGTACTATGGCCGAaaatcccaagcggtactaccgctgggagcggtactaccgctctaagaGCGGTACTTCCactggggagcttcggcggtactaccgctgaggtcgcggtactaccgctggggcagagaAACGCATAGCAAGGGGAAAAcagcagctccagagatgcggaaggaaagacgacgggtgtgataaggatgtgtacgtgtgattccacccaagtcttaccaaagcggatcccctcttgatagtacggtgactcctacgaaactagaccaccaacaacgaaaagaaggagctacaccgtcttgagtacaacaccgaggggaggaaatcgtctcgtgccaatggatgaatctctgaaagaactaaacgcacacgattagtccgcacaagcattgtcatcaatcaccaaaacatcttggggataaatatgcccttacaccccctttccttctccctctccctctccttccccctttccccctccagtagaaggaaggggggcgagtaggactaggagtccaagtgggattCCTCCTTACTTGGCgcgccctaggccggcctcctcccctctccctcctttatataccgaggggtgggggcgcccgtaggagacacaacaattgctcttagccgtgtgcagcgccccctccatagtttacgcctccggtcatattatcgtggtgcttaggtgaagccctacgcggatcacatcaccatcactgtcaccacgccggcgTGCTGACGGAACCCATCTACTGCttcaaccctctactggatcaagagctcgagggacgtcatcacgctgaacgtgtgcagaactcggaggtgacgtacgttcgataCTCTACCGGTCGGAAcgggaagacattcgactacatcaaccgcgttgagcaaccgcttccgctttcggtctacgagggtatgtggacacactctccccctctcgttgctatgaatctcctagatagatcttgcgtgagcgtaggatttttttgaaatcgtatgctacgtttcccaatagccCCATCTCCTTCGCCGTTGCCGCAGACGCCATCTCTCCATTCTTTCGCCGCTTGCCGCTCTGGTTGCTTTCGGAGGTTGGTTCCTCACGACGGGGGTAGCAGGGGAGAGGAGGAGCGACGCGCGGCGGCGATGGGAACATGGAGGAGTTCTGTGGTGGCTGGGGGAGGGGTGGAGTCGGAGACGTGATGTTTTTTTTCTCAACTGAGACGTGATGTTGGTTTGGGGGTACGACGTCGTGGATTAGTGGGCATGCGTGGGACCGTACGTTGGTGGCAGACTGACAGAATATTTAATCTCGTCCATTCGTTTCGATGACAAACCACCGAAGTAATACGGGCTCTTAGATATAATTAAGTGGGTTACATCCAAGGGTGCTGATTTTCTTGTGTACACTAAGTTTGGTGGGTTTAGACTAATTCATGTTTGCTCTTTTTTTTAATAGTAGTATATAGAGTATAGATATAGATTTTTATTACTTCGCCTGTTacgaaaaagcaaaaataaaaagaaTTTCGTGTATGTTGGGCCAGCCCAGTAGCGACCGCAGTCAACAATCCCGGGATTCCATCTGCCACGCCGACAATTTCTGTTTGGAAACACTATCAGGGTTTAAAATACATCGGGATCAAAGAGTTCGATGTGCTGATTTCCGGAATTGCAAGTTCAGGATTTGATTTAGCTTTCGTCTATAACTTTAAAGTTTGTTTTAGACTTTTTCCTTTCTTTCATCATGTCATGCAACAATCACATCCCTGTATGCGCAACTTCGGTGGGCGAAATCCAATGGTAGGCATTAAATCACGCTGGAAAACCATAACAAGAACGTTCGTATTGTAGATTTTCTGTTTTTTCATATTAAAAACACGTTCAAATAAGGTCATTTCCAATTTCCAAACCGTCGCGCCATCGCGGACAGTTCCATTTGCTGATTTGCGATCGTTATCGAACTGTTTATAAACAACAAGAAGAAATCAATGAAAAAACCGGTGGAATCAATGGACGTCTAGAAGCTAGTAGTGTTATCACGCACGCGTCACGCTCGGCTCTCGAATGCCTCGTTCCCCACCTTGATGGCACCAAAACCACCGCCGCGCGCGGCCACTCCGCCCACCGCCGCGCCGCGACTCCTCTGCTCTGGCCGTTTCAGCGCGCAGGCGCCAAACTCGCACGGCCCGTCCTCAGCGATGGTCACCATCGTCGCCGAGCGCTTCCTCCGCGCCGGGACGGCCGCAGTTGCCAGGCTAACGTGCACCTTCTTCTTCGCTGCCCCGACGTCCGCTGGCTCGGGCGCGACGCGGCGCTGTTTCGACGCGGCGCGGACAAGGTCGTCGGCGCGATCCGAGTTCGCCCGCAGGTGCATGGTCGTGGCCGGCCTGCCGAAGCCGCCGGGGCCGCGTCCACCCACGACCGCCCCCGCTGGCATCCGGCGCGCGCATCCGGACATGCAGCTCACGTAGAGGTCGCACGCTCTCGACAGCGCGCGCATCGGCGCGCCGAGGCAGAAGAAGCACCCGCTCGCTTTCCTGCCACCCTTCTTCATCCTTCTGCCTGCGTCCCGGAACTGTGTTCACTTCGCACAGAGAAAAGCACAAGATCGAGCACTATAGCTTGCCTTGGAACTCGATGGCTGGCTGCGTTATGAGAGTGTACAATGGCACCTCGACCACCTCGTGATATATATACGCTTCCATTAATTCCATCGACGTTCCGTCCGCGTAAACAGCCGCTTGGTGTTGACCTTTTTTGCGTTTACGTTCATATCCGTGGGGTCGCCAGGTTTCTGTACCGGCGGATAAGAGGGAAATGGTCAGAATCTGTAACTATTTTGATGGATTCGTAGGAATTTGTCCACGGGTTTGGAGGGGGGAAAGTCCATTTTAAACCTTGAACTTGTAGAGGTTGGGCGAAACAAACCCTCAAGTCAAAATTCTGGTCGATTGCACCCTGAACTCTACAATCCCGGTCTAAATCGAACCCTGACATCGTTTGAACCGGGATTCGTCTGGTGTGCCGGCCCGCTAGATTATGTTTTCGTTCAATAACAAAAATTCCTAAAAAGCGCACACCCTGGGGAGCTCCACGTGGCGTGCGTCCAATAGTCAGTCTAGCCTTCGCTAAAAGGGCACGCaaaacgggccggcccattagcaTGCCTCAAGCGGATGCGAAAAAAATAACGAAAAGTAATAGCGAGTGCATGAGACTCGAACTCCCGACCTCACCACGAATAGAAACGTCAGTGGCCAGTAGTCCGGGAAACTACTTGTGAATAAAACGCAGCGCTATTAAAAAAGTACTGTGACAGATCCTTTTTTTAGAATTTGCGAAACATTTGTTGGAAAAAGGTGTGAACATATTTTCTGAAAAATGCGAATATTGTTTTATAATGAAACCAATTCCGAATTCCAAACAATATTTATGAAcaaagaacattttttaaatgaatgTAAAATACATTGCACATTTTTTCACTGCGGTGAACTGTTTTTTTAAATGCAATATGGACAATTTTTCCATACGCGATGAACATTTTTGTGTACACTCACAGGGAACAGATTTTCAATGTACGTTGCACATTTTTTTCACTGCAGTGAACTTATTTTGAAAAGTGTGCAAAATTTGAAAAGGTGAAAAAAATAGAATTCATaaaagaatttttttgaatttcaaacATTTTCCCAAAATATACAGTGAACATTTTAGAACTTTTCTGTAATATAGCATGAACATACCTAAATATACAGTGAACATTTTCGTAACACACAATGAACTTTGTATAATATAAGGAAAAAGAAAcagtaaaaaggaaaaaagaaatcataaaaggagaaataaaataataaaaataaaatataaaaataaaaataaaacaaaaagaaagaagaaccagaaaagaaaaaccgaaaaaaaTAAAGAACGAAAAACAGAAGCAACAACGTGCAGCACGCGCTGCtgtgaactgggccggcccaaccgggGCGCTGCGGGAGTTTTCCTCCCCAATCCCGGTCATTCTTTTCCATGTCAGCAATCCCCGTTTGGCAAATGATCCGAAGGTTTGATTTAGACCGGGATTGTAGAGTTCAGGGTGCAATCGACCGGGATTTTGACTTGAGGGTTCATTTCGCCTAACCTCTACAAATTCAAGGTTTAAAATGGATTTTTTCCGTTTGGAGGATAGGGTCGAGCGACAAGTTGATCGGCTGGCCAACTCGCACGCGCTGCGTCTGTTGATCCAGTGAATCATTGCGTATGTGCATACCACCATGCATGCATGTTGGCCGTTTTTTGCGTGCGTGTGTTGCAATTCGGCCGGCAAATATACAATAAAAAATTTCTACCGTTGCTTGTTTCAGCGCACGTAAACCATTGGAAGACAGCGACGTCTACTGCTTCGATTGTCTGCTATAGTAAGCCATGTCTCCTGAGAGAAGCTGCCATCACTTTTCCTTTTAATTTTATATTTTCTGGTTTGTAACTTGCCCCTTAATTTTGGCATATAGAGGACCAAAGAGAAAGCAGACGACACGGACACGGGTTCGGCTCCTCTACAATTATGTTATTACTGTACCCGTGCAGTTACCTATACAATCCGCCGTTCATTTCAATCGAAGGGCTCTCCTTTCTCCAGGCATCTCTGTCATAGCAACGCCTTCCTCCTTCAGCCGCCTCCGACCTCCACTTCCTCAACCCGCTCTCCGCGCGCGCGAGTGCCCTCCCGTCGGCCGCCACGCCGGCCTTCGTCCACTCCAGCCACGCCGCAAATGAACACCAAACATCCAAATTATGATGCTGCTTATAACTCCTTATGAAGAAGATGACGTGGTTGCGATCATCCCACCGGCCAGGCTCCGGTACGAGCTCCACGAGAAGGTCATACTCATGTCCACGATGCCCAGGCGCCGAAGAAGCAGACCATGGCGCCGGAGTCAGGCCCTTAGAGCGGCTACTCGCTGGCATGCTCATCTGCCAGCCACTGTCCCTCATCGTCATCGACCCAAGCCGCCCACACGAGGTGGATGTTGCTTCAGTTGTGCTGCCGTTTGGTCCTCCTCTATCATGGTCGGCGCTGCTTTGGTCGCGTCACCCTGCTACTGTGGCTCGCGGCATGCGTGCTCCATATCAGCGAAGGTATGGTCAGCAGGGACGAGATACCTCATGAACCTCTCATCGCTCGGGGCAGCGGCTAGCTGCGCATATTATTAAATCCCGAACGGCCAAGTGCAAAGCATATACTAGCATCGTAGAGATCCGCATGCACAATTGTATCTGTACGTGCAGGCGCACATTTTATCCCAAGAATTAGACGAGGACGTACATACCTAGCTATTGATACAAATAGAAGCCCCAGCTGGAGCATGCCAAGGCCGAGTTCTTTGAGTTCATCAGTGGACGGTGAACGCCGGCGGACAGCAAGAACGCTCACTTCCTCATGAAGAAGACGTCGCTGTGACGAGAAGGATGGAGAGAAAGGAGAGCCCTTCAATTGAAATGAACGGTAGATTGTAGAAGTAACTGCACGGGTACAGTAGTAACATAACTGTAGATGAGCCGAACCCCACGGACACACCACCATTACATTACG contains:
- the LOC119281555 gene encoding uncharacterized protein LOC119281555, whose protein sequence is MKKGGRKASGCFFCLGAPMRALSRACDLYVSCMSGCARRMPAGAVVGGRGPGGFGRPATTMHLRANSDRADDLVRAASKQRRVAPEPADVGAAKKKVHVSLATAAVPARRKRSATMVTIAEDGPCEFGACALKRPEQRSRGAAVGGVAARGGGFGAIKVGNEAFESRA